The Coffea arabica cultivar ET-39 chromosome 4e, Coffea Arabica ET-39 HiFi, whole genome shotgun sequence genome includes a window with the following:
- the LOC113742114 gene encoding uncharacterized protein isoform X1, with protein MSPLAAATSFHGLPFPEFPQYPSLPRHHLLFPKPPFSPLSHPTTFLKFRLVQHYQTRLFIRRPQYSITTKPQEFSDSTYDRELRYVLELATDAELYELEQILFGTSYFSPLLKSIAKKEDIDYFMIGVDPEERDEYISMLEKRFLYLAADARSVLRGWRPSYRNILLGVRKKLNIPCSSKLATEDLEAEIFLHMLQDYSGQASGSLNGSQENVKNSDGNGTLEHGLSQWKVQTATALRDGAADLRSMILKGGGVLTLGKLYELLAKGLSGKMFQEAAKYQLKNELIKEGAKLAAVNLESRAALHAAKQVKSVAGAASRYLGIRSMMTLLGPMLWGTFLADVVVQMLGTDYARILRAIYALAQIRILHTK; from the exons ATGTCTCCATTGGCCGCAGCCACTAGCTTCCATGGCCTCCCCTTCCCTGAATTCCCTCAATACCCCTCTCTTCCCCGTCATCACCTTCTCTTCCCTAAACCACCCTTTTCCCCTCTCTCCCACCCCACA ACATTTCTGAAGTTCCGGCTGGTTCAGCATTATCAAACAAGGCTTTTCATTCGCCGTCCTCAGTACTCAATTACAACAAAACCGCAAG AATTTAGTGATAGTACCTATGATCGAGAGCTTCGGTACGTGCTTGAGCTTGCTACAGACGCTGAATTATATGAGCTTGAGCAAATTTTATTTGGTACAAG TTATTTTAGTCCGTTATTGAAGTCGATTGCAAAAAAGGAAGATATTGATTACTTTATGATTGGAGTGGACCCGGAGGAAAGAGATGAGTATATATCCATGTTGGAGAAGAGATTCTTGTACCTTGCTGCCGATGCGCGCTCTGTTTTGAG GGGTTGGAGGCCTTCCTATAGGAACATACTTCTTGGAGTGAGGAAAAAGTTAAATATACCTTGTTCATCTAAATTGGCTACCGAGGATCTGGAAGCAGAGATTTTTCTTCACATGCTGCAAGACTATTCAGG ACAAGCATCTGGCAGCTTAAATGGGTCACAGGAAAATGTGAAAAATTCTGATGGCAATGGTACTTTAGAACATGGACTCAGTCAGTGGAAGGTCCAAACAGCTACTGCTTTAAGGGATGGGGCTGCGGATCTCAGATCAATGATATTGAAG GGTGGCGGGGTGCTCACACTGGGCAAATTGTATGAGCTG CTAGCAAAAGGATTATCTGGAAAGATGTTCCAGGAAGCTGCCAAGTATCAGCTGAAGAATGAATTGATTAAAGAG GGGGCAAAGTTGGCAGCTGTCAATCTTGAATCCAGAGCGGCTTTGCATGCTGCAAAGCAGGTAAAG AGTGTAGCAGGTGCAGCCTCCCGATATCTGGGGATTAGGAGTATGATGACACTTTTGGGCCCAAT GCTCTGGGGAACTTTTCTCGCAGATGTTGTCGTTCAAATGCTCGGAACTGATTATGCTAGAATCCTGCGGGCCATCTATGCATTAGCACAG ATTCGCATCCTCCACACCAAATAG
- the LOC113742114 gene encoding uncharacterized protein isoform X3: protein MSPLAAATSFHGLPFPEFPQYPSLPRHHLLFPKPPFSPLSHPTTFLKFRLVQHYQTRLFIRRPQYSITTKPQEFSDSTYDRELRYVLELATDAELYELEQILFGTSYFSPLLKSIAKKEDIDYFMIGVDPEERDEYISMLEKRFLYLAADARSVLRGWRPSYRNILLGVRKKLNIPCSSKLATEDLEAEIFLHMLQDYSGQASGSLNGSQENVKNSDGNGTLEHGLSQWKVQTATALRDGAADLRSMILKLAKGLSGKMFQEAAKYQLKNELIKEGAKLAAVNLESRAALHAAKQVKSVAGAASRYLGIRSMMTLLGPMLWGTFLADVVVQMLGTDYARILRAIYALAQIRILHTK from the exons ATGTCTCCATTGGCCGCAGCCACTAGCTTCCATGGCCTCCCCTTCCCTGAATTCCCTCAATACCCCTCTCTTCCCCGTCATCACCTTCTCTTCCCTAAACCACCCTTTTCCCCTCTCTCCCACCCCACA ACATTTCTGAAGTTCCGGCTGGTTCAGCATTATCAAACAAGGCTTTTCATTCGCCGTCCTCAGTACTCAATTACAACAAAACCGCAAG AATTTAGTGATAGTACCTATGATCGAGAGCTTCGGTACGTGCTTGAGCTTGCTACAGACGCTGAATTATATGAGCTTGAGCAAATTTTATTTGGTACAAG TTATTTTAGTCCGTTATTGAAGTCGATTGCAAAAAAGGAAGATATTGATTACTTTATGATTGGAGTGGACCCGGAGGAAAGAGATGAGTATATATCCATGTTGGAGAAGAGATTCTTGTACCTTGCTGCCGATGCGCGCTCTGTTTTGAG GGGTTGGAGGCCTTCCTATAGGAACATACTTCTTGGAGTGAGGAAAAAGTTAAATATACCTTGTTCATCTAAATTGGCTACCGAGGATCTGGAAGCAGAGATTTTTCTTCACATGCTGCAAGACTATTCAGG ACAAGCATCTGGCAGCTTAAATGGGTCACAGGAAAATGTGAAAAATTCTGATGGCAATGGTACTTTAGAACATGGACTCAGTCAGTGGAAGGTCCAAACAGCTACTGCTTTAAGGGATGGGGCTGCGGATCTCAGATCAATGATATTGAAG CTAGCAAAAGGATTATCTGGAAAGATGTTCCAGGAAGCTGCCAAGTATCAGCTGAAGAATGAATTGATTAAAGAG GGGGCAAAGTTGGCAGCTGTCAATCTTGAATCCAGAGCGGCTTTGCATGCTGCAAAGCAGGTAAAG AGTGTAGCAGGTGCAGCCTCCCGATATCTGGGGATTAGGAGTATGATGACACTTTTGGGCCCAAT GCTCTGGGGAACTTTTCTCGCAGATGTTGTCGTTCAAATGCTCGGAACTGATTATGCTAGAATCCTGCGGGCCATCTATGCATTAGCACAG ATTCGCATCCTCCACACCAAATAG
- the LOC113742114 gene encoding uncharacterized protein isoform X2, which produces MSPLAAATSFHGLPFPEFPQYPSLPRHHLLFPKPPFSPLSHPTTFLKFRLVQHYQTRLFIRRPQYSITTKPQEFSDSTYDRELRYVLELATDAELYELEQILFGTSYFSPLLKSIAKKEDIDYFMIGVDPEERDEYISMLEKRFLYLAADARSVLRGWRPSYRNILLGVRKKLNIPCSSKLATEDLEAEIFLHMLQDYSGQASGSLNGSQENVKNSDGNGTLEHGLSQWKVQTATALRDGAADLRSMILKGGGVLTLGKLYELLAKGLSGKMFQEAAKYQLKNELIKEGAKLAAVNLESRAALHAAKQSVAGAASRYLGIRSMMTLLGPMLWGTFLADVVVQMLGTDYARILRAIYALAQIRILHTK; this is translated from the exons ATGTCTCCATTGGCCGCAGCCACTAGCTTCCATGGCCTCCCCTTCCCTGAATTCCCTCAATACCCCTCTCTTCCCCGTCATCACCTTCTCTTCCCTAAACCACCCTTTTCCCCTCTCTCCCACCCCACA ACATTTCTGAAGTTCCGGCTGGTTCAGCATTATCAAACAAGGCTTTTCATTCGCCGTCCTCAGTACTCAATTACAACAAAACCGCAAG AATTTAGTGATAGTACCTATGATCGAGAGCTTCGGTACGTGCTTGAGCTTGCTACAGACGCTGAATTATATGAGCTTGAGCAAATTTTATTTGGTACAAG TTATTTTAGTCCGTTATTGAAGTCGATTGCAAAAAAGGAAGATATTGATTACTTTATGATTGGAGTGGACCCGGAGGAAAGAGATGAGTATATATCCATGTTGGAGAAGAGATTCTTGTACCTTGCTGCCGATGCGCGCTCTGTTTTGAG GGGTTGGAGGCCTTCCTATAGGAACATACTTCTTGGAGTGAGGAAAAAGTTAAATATACCTTGTTCATCTAAATTGGCTACCGAGGATCTGGAAGCAGAGATTTTTCTTCACATGCTGCAAGACTATTCAGG ACAAGCATCTGGCAGCTTAAATGGGTCACAGGAAAATGTGAAAAATTCTGATGGCAATGGTACTTTAGAACATGGACTCAGTCAGTGGAAGGTCCAAACAGCTACTGCTTTAAGGGATGGGGCTGCGGATCTCAGATCAATGATATTGAAG GGTGGCGGGGTGCTCACACTGGGCAAATTGTATGAGCTG CTAGCAAAAGGATTATCTGGAAAGATGTTCCAGGAAGCTGCCAAGTATCAGCTGAAGAATGAATTGATTAAAGAG GGGGCAAAGTTGGCAGCTGTCAATCTTGAATCCAGAGCGGCTTTGCATGCTGCAAAGCAG AGTGTAGCAGGTGCAGCCTCCCGATATCTGGGGATTAGGAGTATGATGACACTTTTGGGCCCAAT GCTCTGGGGAACTTTTCTCGCAGATGTTGTCGTTCAAATGCTCGGAACTGATTATGCTAGAATCCTGCGGGCCATCTATGCATTAGCACAG ATTCGCATCCTCCACACCAAATAG
- the LOC113742117 gene encoding protein REDOX 2: protein MPETMEKVEQKIPEIVVLNSGHKMPVVGLGCAAHPLPPLEQLVSTFIDAMEIGYRHFDTAACYGTEEALGRAVAKALEIGLIKSRDELFITSKLWCTDADHDLVLPALKQTLGKLGLEYLDLYLVHWPVRVKHGAEKFNFAKDEILPFDIHGTWQAMEECTKLGLTKSIGLSNFTREKICKLLEIATIPPAVNQVEMNVGWQQRKLVPFAKERGIRICAWSPLASYGGLWGNNAVMENPVIKDIAASKSKSVAQVALRWIYQQGASFVVKSFNKERMKQNLQIFDWELTKEEMDQILQIPQRRGFAGEVFVHPTGPYKSVEELWDGDI from the exons ATGCCAGAGACAATGGAAAAAGTTGAACAAAAAATCCCTGAAATAGTAGTGTTAAATTCAGGCCACAAAATGCCAGTGGTGGGCTTAGGATGTGCCGCACATCCTTTGCCACCATTAGAGCAATTAGTATCAACTTTTATTGATGCAATGGAGATTGGATACAGGCATTTCGATACAGCAGCATGCTATGGCACAGAGGAGGCCCTTGGTAGAGCTGTGGCTAAAGCACTAGAGATTGGATTAATTAAGAGCAGGGATGAATTGTTCATCACTTCTAAACTTTGGTGTACTGATGCTGATCATGACCTTGTTCTGCCTGCCCTCAAACAAACTCTTGG GAAGTTGGGGCTAGAGTATTTGGATCTTTATTTGGTtcactggccagtgagggtaaAGCACGGTGCTGAGAAGTTCAATTTCGCCAAAGATGAAATTCTCCCTTTTGATATCCATGGAACGTGGCAGGCCATGGAAGAATGCACCAAATTAGGTTTGACAAAGTCCATCGGTCTGAGCAACTTCACTCGTGAGAAAATCTGTAAACTTCTAGAAATTGCTACCATCCCCCCAGCAGTGAATCAG GTGGAGATGAATGTTGGTTGGCAGCAGAGAAAATTGGTGCCATTTGCAAAAGAGAGAGGGATTCGTATATGTGCTTGGTCTCCTCTTGCATCCTATGGTGGTCTTTGGGGCAACAATGCAGTCATGGAGAATCCAGTGATCAAAGATATTGCTGCCTCAAAAAGCAAGTCCGTGGCACAG GTTGCTTTGCGATGGATATATCAGCAAGGAGCAAGCTTTGTTGTGAAGAGCTTCAACAAGGAAAGGATGAAACAAAACCTCCAAATATTTGATTGGGAACTCACCAAGGAAGAAATGGATCAAATTCTGCAGATTCCTCAGCGGAGAGGCTTTGCTGGGGAAGTGTTTGTTCATCCAACCGGGCCATACAAATCGGTCGAGGAACTTTGGGATGGCGACATCTGA
- the LOC113740673 gene encoding protein REDOX 2-like: MEKVERDTPEIVVLNSGHKMPVVGLGCAAHPSPPFDQLVSTFNDAMEIGYRQFDTAACYGTEVAFGKAVAKALEIGLIKSRDELLSLVNVIDADRFAQFSMISTAIDSYLLVSKLKHGSN, encoded by the coding sequence ATGGAAAAAGTTGAACGAGACACCCCAGAAATAGTAGTGTTAAACTCAGGCCACAAAATGCCAGTGGTGGGCTTAGGATGTGCCGCACATCCTTCGCCACCATTCGACCAATTAGTATCAACTTTTAATGATGCAATGGAAATTGGGTACAGGCAGTTTGATACAGCAGCTTGTTATGGCACCGAGGTAGCTTTTGGCAAAGCTGTGGCTAAAGCATTGGAGATTGGATTAATTAAGAGCAGGGATGAATTGTTGTCACTTGTAAATGTTATTGATGCTGATCGTTTCGCACAATTCTCCATGATATCAACTGCCATTGATTCTTATTTACTTGTCTCGAAGCTAAAACATGGTAGTAATTGA